Proteins encoded together in one bacterium window:
- a CDS encoding metallophosphoesterase, translated as MKVGILSDTHDHRGAAEGALSLFRAEGVGMILHLGDVCSPSVLAGYVDPAISLRGVFGNNDFDRDGLQAATGGAFRQGPHIEKVNGRTILLAHSYDRLQGELSGQGRFDLVLFGHTHRPLTMMAGKTLVVNPGESCGLVRGKSTCAIVDLATMEPRILEIPIPGDD; from the coding sequence ATGAAAGTGGGGATCCTCTCCGACACCCACGACCACCGGGGCGCCGCGGAAGGCGCGCTCTCCCTTTTTCGCGCCGAGGGGGTGGGGATGATCCTCCATCTCGGGGACGTCTGCTCGCCGTCCGTCCTGGCGGGATACGTGGATCCGGCGATCTCCCTGCGGGGGGTCTTCGGCAACAACGACTTCGACCGCGACGGGCTGCAGGCGGCGACCGGAGGGGCCTTCCGGCAGGGTCCGCACATCGAGAAGGTGAACGGGCGGACGATCCTCCTCGCGCATTCCTACGACCGGCTGCAGGGGGAGCTCTCCGGGCAGGGGCGGTTCGACCTCGTCCTCTTCGGGCACACGCACCGGCCTCTCACGATGATGGCGGGCAAGACCCTGGTGGTGAACCCGGGGGAGTCGTGCGGCCTCGTGCGGGGGAAGAGCACGTGCGCGATCGTCGACCTGGCCACGATGGAGCCGCGGATCCTGGAAATCCCCATCCCCGGTGACGACTGA
- a CDS encoding pseudouridine synthase gives MGTEHLNRYLSLAAGVSRRVADEMVRNGRVTLGGVKVLDPGTLWDPSTQEVRLDGRTLVPVQEEKIYIMLYKPDNVVTTMKDREGRKTAPSLIGELSSRVFPVGRLDFHTTGLLLLTNDGEFAYRLTHPRFGVEKTYIAKLQSVPRPAELNVLRRGVAIEGKMTTPAQINFIEKKAGKAWVMMRIAEGRYHQVRKMFEAIGHRVTKLRRVAIGPLELSGIEPGEWRYLASKEVRAMNDYMDRRAVEVAGQKLPADVPRHPKRFETPADRGKRKAIKQSINEAARKKEIEKEKAAVAAKSSERKGPRQPKPAWKRGAKHPGKKSPTKPRGPFKKR, from the coding sequence ATGGGAACTGAACACCTCAACCGATACCTCTCCCTGGCCGCCGGCGTTTCCCGCCGCGTGGCCGACGAGATGGTCCGGAACGGCCGCGTCACCCTGGGCGGAGTGAAGGTCCTGGACCCCGGCACGTTGTGGGACCCCTCCACGCAGGAAGTGCGCCTCGACGGCCGGACGCTCGTTCCCGTACAGGAAGAGAAGATCTACATCATGCTGTACAAGCCCGACAACGTGGTGACCACGATGAAGGACCGCGAGGGCCGCAAGACCGCCCCGTCGCTGATCGGCGAGCTCTCCTCCCGCGTCTTCCCGGTCGGCCGCCTCGACTTCCACACGACCGGGCTGCTCCTGCTCACGAACGACGGGGAATTCGCCTACCGGCTCACGCACCCGCGCTTCGGCGTCGAGAAGACGTACATCGCGAAGCTGCAGAGCGTCCCCCGCCCGGCGGAGCTGAACGTCCTGCGGCGCGGCGTCGCGATCGAGGGGAAGATGACGACCCCCGCACAGATCAACTTCATCGAGAAGAAGGCCGGCAAGGCGTGGGTGATGATGCGCATCGCGGAAGGCCGGTACCACCAGGTGCGGAAGATGTTCGAGGCGATCGGCCACCGGGTGACCAAGCTGCGCCGCGTCGCCATCGGACCGCTGGAGCTCTCCGGCATCGAGCCGGGGGAGTGGCGCTACCTCGCGTCGAAGGAAGTGCGGGCGATGAACGACTACATGGACCGCCGCGCAGTGGAAGTCGCCGGGCAGAAGCTCCCCGCCGACGTGCCGCGCCACCCGAAGCGGTTCGAGACCCCCGCCGACCGCGGGAAGCGGAAAGCGATCAAGCAATCGATCAACGAGGCGGCGCGGAAGAAGGAGATCGAGAAGGAGAAGGCGGCGGTGGCCGCGAAATCCTCCGAGCGCAAGGGACCGCGCCAGCCCAAGCCCGCCTGGAAGAGGGGTGCGAAACACCCCGGGAAGAAATCACCCACGAAACCCCGGGGACCGTTCAAGAAGCGGTAG
- a CDS encoding methyltransferase domain-containing protein — MIRRSERSSLPELLDLPHHPFAREELEGLLDDLTIVNHYLGNGRAVLKHLVAMNSETADEGFTVLDVATGSADIPVAIAKWARQTGVRVGITAVDIDPLIISIARKRSESYPEITFAVADGFDLPFAKNRFDYVLCSKTAHHFTDENVMRIIKEITRVARRGYILADLRRSRIAYVLIFLMTRFFSRNRLSRSDGPLSVLKSFTPGELAALASRSGTSVFRVSKEPFWLMVLEGRVI; from the coding sequence TTGATCCGGAGATCCGAAAGAAGCAGCCTGCCCGAGTTGCTGGACCTTCCGCACCACCCCTTCGCCCGTGAGGAACTCGAGGGGCTCCTCGATGACCTGACGATCGTGAATCACTACCTCGGCAACGGCCGTGCGGTGTTGAAACACCTCGTCGCCATGAACTCCGAAACCGCGGACGAAGGATTCACCGTACTGGACGTGGCCACCGGCTCCGCGGACATCCCGGTCGCCATCGCGAAGTGGGCGAGGCAGACGGGGGTCCGCGTCGGCATCACGGCGGTCGACATCGATCCGCTTATCATAAGCATCGCCAGGAAGAGATCCGAGTCCTACCCGGAGATCACCTTCGCCGTGGCGGACGGGTTCGACCTGCCGTTCGCGAAGAATCGATTCGATTACGTGCTCTGCAGCAAAACGGCGCATCACTTCACCGATGAAAATGTAATGCGGATCATCAAGGAGATTACAAGGGTCGCGCGGCGGGGATATATCCTCGCCGATCTGCGGCGCAGCCGGATCGCCTACGTCCTGATATTCCTCATGACCAGGTTTTTCAGCAGGAACCGCCTGAGCCGGAGCGACGGGCCGCTTTCCGTGCTGAAATCCTTCACCCCCGGAGAACTTGCCGCCCTTGCCTCCAGAAGCGGGACTTCCGTTTTCAGGGTGTCCAAAGAACCTTTCTGGCTAATGGTCCTCGAGGGGAGGGTGATATGA
- the xerD gene encoding site-specific tyrosine recombinase XerD, with translation MDNDALLDSFLLHLKTERRLSGNTLSSYGADLRRFSVFLADRGIDAGKFTRPDFLDHLTGLRDEGLSARSTARHVSTLRSFFRFLVREGVLAASPVSGVKAPRLGRSLPKYLTLTQVDRLLDAPDGHTPEGIRDRAMLTIMYASGLRASEVVTLRLENVDANAGFLYVLGKGGKERVVPVADVALAVLAEYIASARQAFLGKRFSSDLFLSRRGRAITRQTLWNRIRRWALAAGIEQRISPHTLRHSFASHLLAGGADLRAVQAMLGHADIATTQIYTHVTPERLREVHRKHHPRA, from the coding sequence ATGGACAACGACGCGCTCCTCGATTCGTTTCTCCTCCACCTGAAGACGGAGAGGCGTCTCTCCGGGAACACGCTGTCGTCGTACGGCGCCGACCTGCGCCGCTTCTCCGTCTTCCTCGCGGACCGCGGGATCGACGCCGGGAAGTTCACCCGCCCCGACTTCCTCGACCACCTCACGGGACTCCGGGACGAGGGACTCTCGGCCCGATCCACCGCCCGGCACGTCTCGACGCTGCGCTCCTTCTTCCGGTTCCTCGTGCGCGAGGGGGTCCTCGCCGCCTCCCCCGTCTCCGGGGTCAAGGCTCCCCGGCTCGGGCGATCCCTGCCGAAATACCTCACCCTCACGCAGGTGGACCGGCTGCTGGACGCGCCGGACGGGCACACCCCCGAGGGGATCCGCGACCGGGCGATGCTGACGATCATGTACGCCTCGGGGCTTCGCGCCTCCGAGGTCGTGACCCTCCGGCTCGAGAACGTCGACGCGAACGCCGGGTTCCTGTACGTGCTGGGCAAGGGCGGAAAGGAGCGGGTGGTGCCGGTGGCGGACGTCGCCCTGGCCGTCCTCGCGGAGTACATCGCCTCCGCGCGGCAGGCGTTCCTGGGGAAGCGGTTTTCCAGCGACCTGTTCCTCTCGCGCCGCGGAAGGGCGATCACCCGGCAGACGCTCTGGAACCGGATCCGGCGCTGGGCGCTCGCGGCCGGGATCGAGCAGAGGATCTCCCCCCACACGCTTCGCCACTCGTTCGCCAGCCACCTGCTGGCGGGGGGCGCGGACCTGAGGGCGGTCCAGGCGATGCTCGGCCACGCCGACATCGCCACCACCCAGATCTACACGCATGTCACCCCGGAACGCCTGCGGGAGGTCCACCGCAAGCACCACCCCCGGGCGTAA
- a CDS encoding site-2 protease family protein — translation MPDIAQFLHKLSVYAIPVILAITFHEAAHGYVAYKKGDPTAKMLGRVTLNPFPHIDPFGTILLPALMLLMGTGMVFGWAKPVPVNFRLLRDQKRDPIYVAAAGVVTNLGLAAVSGLLFRLLVAIDPALLLQAMTHGSAPLTDTPARAVLVPLTLMCVVSVQFNVLLAVFNLIPVPPLDGGRIAVGLLPPRPSMALASVERFGMLIVLLLLMFGPLGIIWRFVDIISTFILGG, via the coding sequence TTGCCCGACATCGCGCAGTTCCTGCACAAGTTGTCCGTATATGCGATCCCCGTGATCCTCGCGATCACCTTCCACGAGGCGGCGCACGGCTATGTCGCCTACAAGAAGGGGGATCCCACGGCGAAAATGCTGGGGCGGGTGACGCTCAATCCGTTTCCCCACATCGATCCGTTCGGGACGATCCTCCTCCCGGCCCTGATGCTCCTGATGGGGACGGGGATGGTGTTCGGGTGGGCCAAGCCGGTCCCCGTCAACTTCCGCCTGCTCCGCGACCAGAAGCGGGACCCGATCTACGTCGCCGCCGCGGGGGTCGTCACGAACCTCGGCCTTGCCGCCGTCTCGGGCCTCCTCTTCCGCCTCCTCGTCGCCATCGACCCGGCCCTGCTGCTCCAGGCGATGACGCACGGCTCCGCCCCCCTGACGGATACCCCGGCGCGCGCCGTCCTGGTCCCCTTGACGCTCATGTGCGTCGTTTCGGTGCAGTTCAACGTGCTCCTGGCAGTCTTCAACCTGATCCCGGTCCCTCCCCTGGACGGGGGACGGATCGCCGTCGGCCTGCTGCCGCCCCGCCCCTCGATGGCGCTGGCGTCCGTGGAGCGGTTCGGCATGCTGATCGTTCTTCTGCTTCTCATGTTCGGCCCGCTTGGTATAATCTGGCGGTTCGTCGACATCATCTCGACGTTCATCCTGGGCGGATAA
- a CDS encoding segregation/condensation protein A: protein MVREQKLDINDIPIAKITEQYLAYLDLMQALNLDVAGEFLVMASTLVYIKSKSLLPRHEDEEEEEDPEVMRQELSRRLVEYERFKEAAARLGDRPVLGRDVFIRDFLGEEIPGEELVITELSMADLITAFKDALARMPVDAAQEFFVERITIADAIAFLLDRLKEEGSLRFEDIVAHCQSRNEIVSFFLGILELVRLKTIRVYQANPLGLISIVPAVRETENGRDTETESADGE from the coding sequence CTGGTCCGCGAGCAGAAGCTCGACATCAACGACATCCCGATCGCGAAGATCACCGAGCAGTACCTCGCCTACCTCGACCTGATGCAGGCGCTGAACCTCGACGTCGCGGGCGAGTTCCTGGTGATGGCCTCCACCCTCGTTTACATCAAGTCGAAGTCGCTGCTTCCGCGCCACGAGGACGAGGAGGAAGAGGAAGACCCCGAGGTCATGCGACAGGAGCTTTCCCGGCGCCTGGTCGAATACGAGAGGTTCAAGGAGGCCGCGGCGCGCCTGGGCGACCGGCCGGTGCTGGGGCGGGACGTCTTCATCCGCGATTTCCTCGGGGAGGAGATCCCGGGCGAGGAGCTCGTCATCACCGAGCTGTCGATGGCGGACCTCATCACGGCCTTCAAGGACGCCCTGGCGCGGATGCCCGTCGACGCCGCCCAGGAGTTCTTCGTCGAGCGGATCACCATCGCCGACGCGATCGCCTTCCTCCTCGATCGCCTGAAGGAGGAAGGTTCCCTCAGGTTCGAGGACATCGTCGCGCATTGCCAGTCGAGGAACGAGATCGTATCCTTTTTTCTGGGCATCCTCGAGCTGGTCCGCCTCAAGACGATTCGCGTGTACCAGGCGAACCCGCTGGGGCTGATCAGCATCGTGCCCGCCGTCCGGGAGACCGAAAATGGAAGAGACACCGAAACCGAATCCGCCGACGGCGAGTGA
- a CDS encoding CBS domain-containing protein, translating into MDVITTHLNADFDTIASMLAACKLYPDAICVLPGSQEETVKGFLVQSAFYNLPLRKPREIDLDKVTRLILVDIRSRARIGIFGGLIGRPGVPVHIYDHHPDADSDIKGDVEVIRRVGSTTTILVQILKERGIPILPDEATVMMLGIYEDTGSLGFPSTTVDDYLAAAHLLSCGAKLAQVSDILARELTSGQISLLYELIQGSRAYTIRGVQVVIAEARREEYVGDLASLVHKLRDMEAVSVLFVICQMGDRVVLVGRSRKAEVDAAAVMREFGGGGHAYAASATVKDATTFQVRERILRVLDEKVIPRRTAEDVMVSPARTVDAGDTILEVHQALTRSNINAVPVTRGGAVAGILTRQVVEKAVYHGLGKERAAEYMNADYETVSSETEIERVQEIIIGKNQRLVPVLRGKELLGVITRTGLLRFLYDMRDVEHPGPEEDVDAEGAMAPRKNLANLMRDRLPAGVLALLRAAGECAERLEMKAFVVGGFVRDLVMRVDNLDVDIVVEGDGIRFAEAFAEEQGARVRPHHKFGTAVLVFRDGFKLDVATARVEYYLKPAALPTVEYSSLKQDMYRRDFVINTLAVRLSPEGFGEIIDFFGAQRDIKEKVIRVLHSLSFVEDPTRILRAMRFERRFGFTVGRHTLNLIRNAVRLDLLNRIPKPRLYSELELILKEKDPVWILRRLSELGLGTSIHPVLTLDKPHLALLGEAQEVLAWFSLLFLEEKVERWAVTFLALLDPLPADDAKKLAKSLGVRSRVREWVRVSKDEGESVILRLVSSTSISRKMIHDVLSPLPTEVILYLMARSKHPDIKRYISLYFTQLKNVRLQVNGEDLVELGYHPGPRFKQIFDLLLERKLAGDLRNKKEEIAFLLATFPPT; encoded by the coding sequence ATGGACGTCATCACGACTCACCTGAACGCGGACTTCGACACGATCGCGTCGATGCTGGCGGCCTGCAAGCTGTATCCCGACGCGATCTGCGTGCTGCCCGGATCGCAGGAGGAGACGGTCAAGGGGTTCCTCGTGCAGTCCGCCTTCTATAACCTGCCGTTGCGCAAGCCGCGCGAGATCGACCTCGACAAGGTGACCCGCCTCATCCTGGTGGACATCCGCAGCCGCGCACGCATCGGGATCTTCGGGGGGCTGATCGGCCGCCCGGGCGTACCGGTCCACATCTACGACCACCATCCCGACGCGGACTCCGACATCAAGGGCGACGTCGAGGTGATCCGCCGCGTCGGGTCGACCACGACGATCCTGGTGCAGATCCTCAAGGAACGGGGGATCCCCATCCTGCCGGACGAGGCGACGGTGATGATGCTCGGGATCTACGAGGACACGGGCTCGCTCGGCTTTCCGTCGACCACGGTGGACGACTATCTCGCCGCGGCGCACCTGCTCTCGTGCGGGGCGAAGCTAGCCCAGGTGTCCGACATCCTCGCGCGGGAACTGACCTCCGGGCAGATCTCCCTCCTGTACGAGCTGATCCAGGGGTCGCGCGCGTACACGATCCGCGGGGTCCAGGTGGTGATCGCCGAGGCGCGGCGGGAGGAGTACGTGGGCGACCTGGCGTCCCTCGTGCACAAGCTGCGGGACATGGAGGCGGTGAGCGTCCTCTTCGTCATCTGCCAGATGGGGGACCGGGTGGTGCTGGTGGGCCGGAGCCGGAAAGCCGAGGTGGACGCGGCGGCGGTGATGCGGGAGTTCGGCGGCGGCGGGCACGCCTACGCCGCCTCGGCCACCGTGAAGGACGCGACGACGTTCCAGGTCCGGGAGCGGATCCTGCGCGTGCTGGACGAGAAGGTGATCCCCAGGCGCACGGCGGAGGACGTGATGGTGTCCCCGGCGCGCACCGTGGACGCCGGGGATACGATCCTCGAGGTGCACCAGGCGCTCACCCGGTCCAACATCAACGCCGTGCCGGTGACGCGGGGCGGCGCGGTGGCGGGGATCCTCACCCGGCAGGTCGTGGAGAAGGCCGTGTACCACGGCCTGGGGAAGGAGCGGGCGGCCGAGTACATGAACGCCGACTACGAGACCGTTTCGTCCGAAACGGAGATCGAGCGGGTCCAGGAGATCATCATCGGGAAGAACCAGCGGCTGGTGCCGGTGCTGCGGGGAAAGGAGCTGCTCGGAGTCATCACCCGGACGGGGCTGCTGCGCTTCCTCTACGACATGCGGGACGTGGAGCATCCCGGGCCCGAAGAGGATGTCGACGCGGAAGGGGCGATGGCGCCCCGGAAGAACCTGGCGAACCTGATGCGGGACCGGCTCCCGGCGGGCGTGCTGGCCCTGCTGCGGGCGGCGGGGGAGTGCGCGGAACGGCTGGAGATGAAGGCGTTCGTCGTCGGGGGATTCGTCCGGGACCTCGTGATGCGGGTCGACAACCTGGACGTGGACATCGTCGTCGAGGGGGACGGCATCCGGTTCGCCGAGGCGTTCGCGGAGGAGCAGGGCGCCCGCGTCCGCCCGCACCACAAGTTCGGCACCGCGGTGCTGGTCTTCCGGGACGGCTTCAAGCTCGACGTCGCCACCGCACGCGTGGAGTATTACCTCAAGCCGGCGGCGCTCCCCACGGTCGAGTACAGCTCCCTCAAGCAGGACATGTACCGCCGGGATTTCGTCATCAACACCCTGGCCGTGCGGCTCTCCCCCGAGGGGTTCGGTGAGATCATCGACTTCTTCGGCGCCCAGCGGGACATCAAGGAAAAGGTCATCCGGGTGCTCCATTCCCTGTCGTTCGTCGAGGACCCGACGCGGATCCTCCGGGCGATGCGGTTCGAACGGCGCTTCGGCTTCACCGTCGGGCGTCACACGTTGAACCTCATCCGGAACGCGGTCCGGTTGGACCTTTTGAACCGGATTCCGAAACCAAGGTTATACAGCGAGTTGGAGCTGATCCTTAAAGAGAAGGATCCGGTCTGGATCCTGCGGCGTCTCTCCGAGCTCGGCCTCGGGACGTCGATCCATCCCGTCCTGACGCTCGACAAGCCGCACCTGGCGCTCCTCGGGGAGGCGCAGGAAGTGCTCGCCTGGTTCTCCCTCCTCTTCCTCGAAGAGAAGGTGGAGCGGTGGGCGGTCACATTCCTCGCGCTCCTCGACCCCCTGCCCGCGGACGATGCGAAGAAGCTGGCGAAGAGCCTCGGCGTGCGCTCCCGGGTGCGCGAATGGGTCAGGGTCTCCAAGGATGAGGGGGAGAGCGTGATCCTGCGGCTGGTCTCGTCCACTTCCATCTCCCGGAAGATGATCCACGATGTCCTGTCCCCGTTGCCGACAGAGGTTATCCTTTACTTGATGGCGCGCTCGAAACATCCGGATATAAAAAGGTATATTTCTCTTTATTTCACCCAGTTGAAAAACGTCCGCCTCCAGGTGAACGGGGAGGACCTCGTCGAACTCGGCTATCACCCCGGCCCGCGCTTCAAGCAGATCTTCGACCTCCTCCTCGAACGGAAACTGGCCGGCGACCTCCGCAACAAGAAGGAAGAGATCGCCTTCCTCCTCGCAACCTTCCCCCCGACCTAG
- a CDS encoding NAD(P)H-quinone oxidoreductase, which yields MKAVLLRGTGGVEVLHIGEHPDPFMQEDELLVRIRSTALNRADLLQRRGKHPPPKGVPDILGLEMAGEVVAVGAACGGWAPGDRVCALLPGGGYAERVSIPAGLAMRIPGNLTFEEAAAIPEVFLTAYQNLFNVARLAPRETVLIHAGGSGVGTAAIQLVREAGGTTLVTAGSREKIDRCLALGARAGWNHKEGAFAPWVGRMTGEKGVDIVLDFVGAAYFEQNVRSLAVDGRMVVIGTMGGAEVEKFSLRTLMSKRLQITGAGLRSMDTARKIALTRAFSEYALPRFADGRLVPIVDSVFDWREAAKAHERMEGNVNTGKIVLRVTG from the coding sequence ATGAAAGCGGTACTCTTGCGCGGCACGGGAGGCGTCGAGGTGCTTCATATCGGGGAGCACCCCGATCCGTTCATGCAGGAAGACGAACTCCTCGTGCGGATCCGTTCGACGGCGCTCAACCGTGCCGACCTGCTGCAGCGGCGCGGAAAACACCCTCCGCCCAAGGGAGTACCGGACATCCTCGGGCTCGAGATGGCGGGAGAGGTGGTCGCCGTCGGGGCAGCGTGCGGGGGATGGGCTCCTGGGGACCGGGTGTGCGCCTTGCTGCCGGGGGGCGGATACGCGGAGCGGGTGAGCATCCCGGCGGGATTGGCGATGCGGATTCCGGGGAACCTCACGTTCGAGGAAGCGGCGGCGATCCCGGAGGTGTTCCTCACGGCGTACCAGAACCTGTTCAACGTGGCTCGCCTCGCTCCCAGGGAGACGGTCCTGATCCATGCGGGGGGAAGCGGAGTGGGGACGGCGGCGATCCAGTTGGTCCGCGAAGCCGGGGGAACCACCCTGGTCACGGCGGGGTCGCGGGAGAAGATCGACCGGTGCCTCGCGCTGGGAGCACGGGCGGGGTGGAACCACAAGGAGGGGGCGTTCGCCCCGTGGGTCGGGCGGATGACCGGGGAAAAAGGGGTCGACATCGTCCTGGACTTCGTGGGGGCGGCGTACTTCGAGCAGAACGTGCGGTCGCTGGCGGTCGACGGGAGGATGGTCGTTATCGGGACCATGGGCGGAGCCGAGGTCGAAAAGTTCAGCCTGCGAACGCTTATGTCGAAGCGGCTCCAGATCACCGGGGCGGGCCTGCGCTCGATGGACACGGCGCGGAAGATCGCGCTCACCCGTGCCTTCTCGGAGTATGCCCTCCCCCGCTTCGCCGACGGGAGGCTGGTCCCCATCGTCGATTCGGTCTTCGACTGGCGGGAAGCGGCGAAAGCCCACGAGCGGATGGAGGGAAACGTCAACACCGGGAAGATCGTCCTGCGGGTGACGGGGTAG
- the trpS gene encoding tryptophan--tRNA ligase, translating to MRKRVLSGMRPSGKLHLGHYLGVLVNWKKLQEENDCFFFVADWHALTTEYDHTSVIRESIDDMVIDWLASGIDPRKATIFIQSHVPEHAELHLLLSMITPLPWLERNPTYKEQLREVTTRDLQTYGFLGYPVLQAADILMYDATMVPVGIDQVPHLELTREIARRFNFLYKECLTIPEAFLTETSKMMGTDNRKMSKSYGNAILLSDTSEEVWAKVKPMVTDPARQRRTDRGNPEICNVFSYHKIFSDETTIAKVDAGCRTAGIGCIECKKWMFEGMEKVLAPVREKRRQIVESGVSVRDILADGTRRSREVAGAKMAEVRDAVRI from the coding sequence TTGCGCAAACGGGTCTTGAGCGGCATGCGGCCGAGCGGCAAGCTGCACCTGGGGCACTACCTCGGGGTCCTGGTCAACTGGAAGAAGCTCCAGGAGGAGAACGACTGCTTCTTCTTCGTCGCCGACTGGCACGCGTTGACCACGGAATACGACCACACCTCCGTCATCCGCGAGAGCATCGACGACATGGTCATCGACTGGCTGGCCTCCGGGATCGACCCGCGGAAGGCGACGATCTTCATCCAGAGCCATGTCCCCGAGCATGCCGAGCTGCACCTGCTCCTCTCCATGATCACGCCGCTTCCGTGGCTGGAGCGCAACCCGACCTACAAGGAGCAGCTCCGGGAGGTGACCACGCGCGACCTGCAGACGTACGGCTTCCTCGGCTACCCGGTCCTCCAGGCGGCTGATATCCTGATGTACGACGCCACGATGGTCCCCGTCGGCATCGACCAGGTCCCGCACCTCGAGCTCACCCGCGAGATCGCGCGGCGGTTCAACTTCCTTTACAAGGAGTGCCTGACCATCCCCGAGGCGTTCCTGACCGAGACGTCGAAGATGATGGGTACCGACAACCGGAAGATGAGCAAGAGCTACGGAAACGCGATTCTCCTCTCCGACACGTCGGAAGAGGTGTGGGCCAAGGTGAAGCCGATGGTCACCGACCCTGCACGCCAGCGCCGCACCGACCGCGGGAACCCGGAGATCTGCAACGTCTTCTCCTACCACAAGATCTTCTCCGACGAGACGACGATCGCGAAGGTGGACGCGGGTTGCCGCACCGCGGGGATCGGCTGCATCGAGTGCAAGAAGTGGATGTTCGAAGGGATGGAGAAGGTGCTCGCCCCCGTCCGCGAGAAGCGCCGGCAGATCGTGGAAAGCGGCGTCTCCGTGCGGGACATCCTGGCCGACGGCACGCGCCGCTCGCGGGAGGTGGCGGGCGCCAAGATGGCGGAGGTCCGCGACGCTGTCCGGATCTGA
- the scpB gene encoding SMC-Scp complex subunit ScpB, with protein MEETPKPNPPTASEPPAPVDPPAVPQSDAEPISVDELLRSADPGEMEPPEPDADLPRAASILESLLLVSTDPIPVDKARQLLGGLNRAQVREVHALLRAKYPADSSGILVEEVAKGFQFRTNPANQEHVRRLFDVKPPRFSRAALETLAIIAYKQPLTRQEIEQIRGVDCAGALKTLMERRLAKVMGKKDVPGKPFLFGTTREFMETFSLGSLSELPSMRDIEDFLVASTGTPIEEARPTMRLPAISDGGIEQGGDELAASLAAAGPAEEGASAPEEPFAPDVTEAELSNAASKASGEGGEPENGN; from the coding sequence ATGGAAGAGACACCGAAACCGAATCCGCCGACGGCGAGTGAGCCGCCGGCGCCCGTCGACCCTCCGGCCGTGCCGCAGTCGGACGCGGAGCCGATCAGCGTCGACGAACTCCTGCGCTCCGCCGACCCGGGGGAGATGGAACCGCCGGAACCCGACGCCGATCTTCCGCGCGCCGCGTCGATCCTGGAGAGCCTCCTCCTCGTTTCCACCGATCCGATTCCCGTGGACAAGGCGCGGCAGCTCCTGGGCGGCCTCAACCGCGCCCAGGTCCGGGAGGTGCACGCCCTCCTTCGCGCGAAATACCCCGCGGACTCCTCGGGGATCCTCGTGGAAGAGGTGGCCAAGGGGTTCCAGTTCCGAACCAACCCGGCGAACCAGGAGCACGTGCGCCGGCTCTTCGACGTGAAGCCGCCGCGCTTCTCCCGCGCGGCGCTGGAGACGCTGGCGATCATCGCGTACAAGCAGCCGCTGACCCGCCAGGAGATCGAGCAGATCCGCGGCGTCGATTGCGCAGGAGCGTTGAAGACCCTGATGGAACGACGCCTCGCGAAGGTGATGGGAAAGAAGGATGTACCCGGGAAGCCGTTCCTCTTCGGCACCACGCGGGAGTTCATGGAGACGTTCAGCCTCGGCTCCCTCTCGGAGCTGCCTTCGATGCGGGACATCGAGGATTTCCTCGTCGCCTCCACCGGCACGCCGATCGAGGAAGCCCGTCCGACGATGCGCCTGCCGGCGATCTCCGACGGCGGGATCGAGCAGGGCGGGGACGAGCTCGCCGCGAGCCTGGCCGCGGCCGGCCCGGCGGAGGAGGGCGCGTCCGCGCCGGAAGAACCGTTCGCACCGGACGTGACCGAGGCCGAGCTGTCGAACGCCGCCTCGAAGGCGTCGGGGGAGGGGGGCGAGCCGGAAAATGGGAACTGA